ACTGGACCCAGGCCAACTCCAAGGTCGTCAACGGCGGGGCGGCGTTCATCCATCAGGGCGACTGGGCCGCGGGCATGTACCGCGGCCAGGACGGCTTCGAGTACGAGCAGCACTGGAATCAGGTGACCTACCCGGGCACGAGCGGGATGTACTCGCTGGTCATCGACTCGTTCCCGTTCCCGAAGAACAACCCGTCGCCCGACGCGACGACCAAGTTCCTGCGGTACGTCGGCAGCGTCGACGGGCAGCGCCGGTTCAATCCCCTGAAGGGGTCGATCCCTCCGCGGACCGACGTCCCGCGCGACGCGTTCGGGCCGTTCCTCCGGAGCCAGATGGACGACTTCCAGAACGCGCAGACCCAGCCGCCGTCGACCGCCCACGGGCTGGCGGTCACGCCCGAGCAGCTGACCAACCTCGAGGGCGCCATCTCGACATTCAACTCCTCGTGGAACGTCCAGCGGACCTTCGACCAGCTCCAGCAGGCGTTCCAGTAGCGCGACCCGGCGGCCCGCCGGGTCCGCACAGCTAACCACGAAGCAGTGCCGCATCGACGAACTTTCGCTGCGGACGGACCGCAGCGTCAGCGGAGTCCAGTCGCTACCGGGGTCGGAATCAGGGCGGCGGGGACCGCCCCGGTCAGAGGCACAGTGGCTGTTTACGACTCCCTTGCCTGCGACGTGAGGGGGAGGACCCCCTGCAGGCGTATCTTAGTACTGACTGAACGTTCATATCAATACTGCATGGCATGGCGGTTCTTTAAGTGTCCTCCCGACTCACCCCGGCGACTCCGCGTCCGCAGGTGCTTCGACCGATAGGGGTTCGTACAACCGCTTGCGCGCGTCGGGGACGTACAGTCGCTCCTCGACGAGTTCGTCGTCCTCGAGCTTCGTCAGGGCGTCGCGGGTGGTCCGCGGCGGCAGGAGCGCCTGCTCGCGGATCTGACCCTGCGTCAACGGTCCGCCGGCGCCCTCGAGAACCTTGTAGACGAGTTTCGCGCTCGGTGGAAGCGCTACGAGTCGTTCGAATCGTCGCTGTGGCGTCGTCTCCGAATCACTGCCCGTGGCAAAAACGATCACTGGACTTCGACATGGCCAGTTCAGCGTTCGATGGCGACCGGTTTAGTCGTTGCTGTTCCCGAGGCGACGACGGAGACGTCGTCGGGTCGGCGCGTCGCTTCGGCGAGTCGAACCCGGGCCCTCGGGACCGAACCTGTTCGGACTCAATGCCGGTCGCGACGCCGGCGTTCGAAGGCCGCTGCGCTGACGCCGTCGTACCGCCCTCTGCAAAATTTTGCACGGCAGCGAGCGAATCGTTTCCGCTCGGTAACCACAAGATATAAGTTCATCTTGTCGCATGATTCAGTCGGTAAACAGAGGCTGTTTGCGTCGCGCCCGAATCATCATGTCCCCCGACCAATCGACAGTGCTCGTCGTCGACGACGAGCGAGACGTTGCGGACCTCTACGCGATGTGGCTGGAAGGCGACTATCGCGTGCGGAGTGCCTACGAGGGCGACGAGGCGCTGGCGGTCCTCGACGACGACGTCGACGTCGTCCTGCTGGACCGCCGGATGCCCGGCCAGTCGGGCGACGAGGTGCTCGGGCAGATCCGCGAGCGCGACCTCGACTGCCGGGTCGTGATGGTGACGGCGGTCAAACCCGACTTCGACATCCTCGAGATGGGGTTCGACGACTACCTCGTCAAGCCGGTATCGAAGGACGAACTCCACGAAACGGTGGAGAAGATGCTCACCAGGGTCGACTACGACGCCCAACTCCAGGAGTACTTCTCGCTGGTCTCGAAGCGGGCGGTCCTCGAGGCCGAGAAGGACACCGAGTCGCTGGCCTCGAACGAGGAGTACGCCCGACTCCAGGCAGAGATCGAGGAACTGGAGACCGTGGTCGACACCACACGGGCCGAACTCGACGACCACGACGACTTCGTCGGCGCGTTCCAGGACCTCTGACTCTCGGCTCACCTCTTTACGCCGGTTCTCGGGCGAGAGGATGGTACCGTCAGCGACCAGCCCGACTAGCTAACTCACCGCTCGAGTCCTCGGACCGAGGACGCGCTGGCTGTAGTTGCGAATGCCAGAATTTGTGCATCAGTTGTGGTTGTTTCCGGGCAACCCTACTGACTTGTCTCAGAACGGGTATTTGTCCTTGATCGATTGGAACGCAAGCCGTCCGAGCAACTGGGCAGGGCCGCGCTTCGGCAGGTCTCGAGCGACACCCATTTTGCTCGGCGGCTCACTTCCACCGATTCCGAGTTCCCAGTCAGTCTCCGACGCGAAGCGGTCGACCGCGGATTCGACCCTCTCGCGCACAGCGTCGGCGTCCATCGTCTCGACTTCGCCATCTCGCATCAGCACGTCGCCGTCGACGATGACCGTCTCGACGTCAGCGGGCGCCGCGTTGTTGGCGACGTGGGCAGGGATGTTGGTCAGCGGCGTGAACTTCGGCTTCTCAACGTCGAGCAGGATGACGTCGGCCCGCTTGCCAGACTCGATGCTGCCGATCTCATCGCCGACGCCGAGGGCTTCTGCCCCCTCGATGGTGAGCATCCGAACCAACTCCATCGAGTGGTATTGACCGGTCGACCGCTTGAGATTGGCCGCGAGTCGCGCTTGTCGCGCCTCCCCGAACATGTTGTAGGAGTCGTGCCAGTAGTGGTCGTCGATGCCCAGTCCCACGTCGACGCCCGCCGCGCGGAGTTCCGGCACCGGCGTCCACTGCACATCGCCGTCCGTGTTCCAGTAGCAGAATATGGACGGACAGTGTGCGACCGATGCGTCCGCCTCGGCAGTCCGCCGAATGTCCTCGTCGTCGGCGAGGCGGAAGTGGGCGGCCACCAACCGGTCGTCGAGGAGGCCGACGTCGTCGAGGAGGTCAAGCGAGTCCTCGGCGCCGTTCGACCGTGCCATCGTGTTGCTTTCCTCAAGTTCGAGCAGGTGGGTGTGAACGAGCAGGTCGGGATACTCGGCGGCGAGATCGGCTGTGCGCTCCCACAACTCACGGGTACACGACCAGTCGTCGTGAGGGTTAATCGTCGCTCGAATCCGGCCGTCGTAGGTGTCGTGGTACTCGTCGATGAACTCGCGGGCGCGGGCGAACTGCTCATTGACAGGCACGTCCCAGAAGAGGTCGGAGAGTGCCATCCCGAAGAATCCGCGGAGCCCCGCCTTGCCGAACGTCTCTGCGCCCGCGCTCGGGCGGACGTCCATTGAGTTGACGGTGGTGACGCCGCCGGCGAGGAAGTTGAGGGCGGCGAGTTCGTAGCCCGCCTCGGTGAGGTAGTCGTACTCGCCTTCGGCGATGTGGCCGAAAATGGCAGTCATCCCGCTCATCATCTCCATCAGATCGAGGTCGCTGAATGCGCCGAGGAGCGGTGTTAGTTCGAGGTGGGTGTGAGCGTTGACGAGGCCCGGCATCACGAGCTTGCCCTCGCCGTCGATGACGCGGGCGGCCGCGATGTCCGCATCGTCGTCCCGAGACGCTCGCACCTCGGTGATACGACCGTCTTCGATGACTACCGTTCCTTGTTCGTAGAGTCGATTCCTATCGTCGACCGTGAGTACGTATGCGTCGTGAATCGCGATGTCAGCGTTCATTTTTGTTCAGATATTGGATGATTTCTTATCAGGATTGGCATTGCTCGTCGTCACCCAGTCAGGTGCCCGACGGCATTCCCGGAGTTCCGTGGTTTCCTTGAGCAGAGGATTCACGCCCTCCTGTGATCTCGGTTCCGGGCTAGCCCTTCGGTAGAGGCATCGCTCTTCTTGGTCACAGTTATGTCTGATTAGGGATGCGACTTGATTTCGCTCCAATTCACGAAAGCGAAAGTATGAAGTTGGTGGTTGTGAGCGTCTCTGGCGGCCAATCACGGCATACGGCTGGTGCCGATGTTCTCAGGCACAATTCGAAACTACAGCGCTGGCCATCTACAAACCGAAATATGGTTTATCGTCTCGGGCGACGGTCACCCGCCGGGGAACAGCAGGATGTGACCGGTCAGGAACCCGAAGTAGGCGACCACGAAGGCGGTGGCGTCCCGGCGCCGGAGGACGCCGTCGCTGACGCGGGTGACGTAGACGAACGCACCGACGCCGACCGCGACCATCACCGGCAGATCCCAGAACACGACGGCGGGCGGCACCCGGTAGCCCGAGATGGCGGCGCCGAGTCCGACCCCGACCAGGAGATTCACGACGTTGCTGCCGACGAGCGTCCCGAGCGCCAGCGTCGGTCGATTCCGGCGGACCGACTCGGTGACCGTCGACAGTTCGGGCAGCGCCGAGCCCGCACCGATCGTCACGACTCCGACCAGCGACCCGCCGAGGCCGAGCGACGCGACCAGCACCTCGAGCGCCGCGAGCGCGACGTACGCGCTCGTCATCACGACCGCCAATCCGCCGAGCGCGATAGCGGCGTCGGTCCGCACGTCCGCGTTCTCGACCTCCAGTTCGGCCGGAATCACGGTCCGCTCGCGCCTGTCGTAGGTGTAGTAGAGGTAGACCAGGAACGCTCCGACCAGCAACAGGCCGTCCGGCCGCGAGATCGTCCCGTCGACCGCCAGCGCCAGGGTCAGCGCCGCCGACAGTACCATCGGCACGTAGCTCGACCGCACGAACGACCGCGAGAGGGTCACCCGGCCCGCGCCGAGGAGGAACGCTCCCACGAGCAGCGTCTGCTGAACCACAGACGACCCGACGGTGCCGCCCAGCACGGTCGCCGAGGCGACGGCCGGGTCGAGCGAACCGGTCAGGCTCCCCACCGAGGCGGTGACGTTGGCCGCGATCTCCGGCAGACTGGTTCCGACCGCGACCACGGTCAGCCCGATCACCGCCTCCGAGACGCCGTACCCCTGCGCGACGTTGACCAGCCGCTGGACGGTCACCCGTGCCCCGACCAGCAGCAGATAGAGCGCGACCGCACCCACCAGCACTGCCGCGAGCGTCGTCGTCGTGACTGCCACGCCGTTGTTTCGGCGGACGGGCAGGTAAGCGTTCCTGCGTCGGAGCCGCACCCGCCGTCCCTGGTCGGGACCGCGCCCGCTGTACCAGCTCACGACCTCGCGGCGCCGAATTCACTCCCCGACGAGACGTGCAAGTCCGACCCGGGCCGCCAGCGCGAGGACGACGAACGCGCCGAAGCCCGCGGCGAGCCACGTCCACTCGGTCGCGCCGAGCGCGACCACGCCGAAGGGACTCCGGAGCGGCGTGTACAGCACCGCCAGCTGGAGCGCGAACGTGACCCCGACCGCCGCCAGCAGCCACGGGTTCGAGCCGACCGACAGACCGTAGCGCGACCGAATGAGCTGGATGCGGACCAGCTCGATGACCACCAGGAACGTGAAGAGCACGGTCTGGGCCGCTACCAGCGCGGTGCGGTCGAGGGCGTA
This region of Halorussus rarus genomic DNA includes:
- a CDS encoding response regulator transcription factor, encoding MSPDQSTVLVVDDERDVADLYAMWLEGDYRVRSAYEGDEALAVLDDDVDVVLLDRRMPGQSGDEVLGQIRERDLDCRVVMVTAVKPDFDILEMGFDDYLVKPVSKDELHETVEKMLTRVDYDAQLQEYFSLVSKRAVLEAEKDTESLASNEEYARLQAEIEELETVVDTTRAELDDHDDFVGAFQDL
- a CDS encoding sodium:calcium antiporter, with translation MAVTTTTLAAVLVGAVALYLLLVGARVTVQRLVNVAQGYGVSEAVIGLTVVAVGTSLPEIAANVTASVGSLTGSLDPAVASATVLGGTVGSSVVQQTLLVGAFLLGAGRVTLSRSFVRSSYVPMVLSAALTLALAVDGTISRPDGLLLVGAFLVYLYYTYDRRERTVIPAELEVENADVRTDAAIALGGLAVVMTSAYVALAALEVLVASLGLGGSLVGVVTIGAGSALPELSTVTESVRRNRPTLALGTLVGSNVVNLLVGVGLGAAISGYRVPPAVVFWDLPVMVAVGVGAFVYVTRVSDGVLRRRDATAFVVAYFGFLTGHILLFPGG
- a CDS encoding amidohydrolase family protein, with product MNADIAIHDAYVLTVDDRNRLYEQGTVVIEDGRITEVRASRDDDADIAAARVIDGEGKLVMPGLVNAHTHLELTPLLGAFSDLDLMEMMSGMTAIFGHIAEGEYDYLTEAGYELAALNFLAGGVTTVNSMDVRPSAGAETFGKAGLRGFFGMALSDLFWDVPVNEQFARAREFIDEYHDTYDGRIRATINPHDDWSCTRELWERTADLAAEYPDLLVHTHLLELEESNTMARSNGAEDSLDLLDDVGLLDDRLVAAHFRLADDEDIRRTAEADASVAHCPSIFCYWNTDGDVQWTPVPELRAAGVDVGLGIDDHYWHDSYNMFGEARQARLAANLKRSTGQYHSMELVRMLTIEGAEALGVGDEIGSIESGKRADVILLDVEKPKFTPLTNIPAHVANNAAPADVETVIVDGDVLMRDGEVETMDADAVRERVESAVDRFASETDWELGIGGSEPPSKMGVARDLPKRGPAQLLGRLAFQSIKDKYPF